From the Leptospira congkakensis genome, the window AGAAAACAACTACTCATTTGTGGTTTAGGTGTTCCTGCATTAAAAAGAGTGGGCGTTGCATGTGTAAACCAACGTTCGCTCATCAAATTATAAGTTTTGATAACATCGTCAATTCTATGTTTGTGGATGCCAAGAGCCACTCGCATGTACATATGTTGAGGGCGTTCCACAATTTTACCGTCGAGTTTTAACAAATAAGATTTTTCCAAAGTGCGAAACCCAAAATAATCAAAACCAAAGTCCCGATCATAAATAATGGAACTATCTAAAAGTTCGGAATGTTGTTTTACGATTTCCCATACATCCTCTGCAATCAGAGGCATTGTTTTATTTGTTTTTGGATCGATATAAGAATACAATCGTTCCATTGTTTCCGAAAAAGATTTGGTTGTGTTTTTATGTAAGTTACTTACAGCGATACGACTGGCAAGAAGCGCATAATCAGGATGTTTTGTGGTAAGGGAAGCGGCAATTTCAGCAGCCAAATTGTCCAGTTCCGAAGTACTAACCCCATCATAAATTCCTTCAATGACTTTTATGGCAACATCAATAGGACTAACCAAACGGCTGAGACCGTAGGATAACTTTTCAATACGAGCCGTAACTTTATCAAACTTTACCGATTCTTGTTTTCCATTTCTTTTGATTACAAACATATAATTTCTTTTCCTTAAATTTTAAAAATCTTCATTCAGAGAGAATGTAAAACCTTGTTCCGAATTTAAAACACCGGCCTTTTGGTAGTCCCCTACTCGTTTTTCAAAAAAATTTGTTTTCCCTTGTAAAGAAATCATTTCCATAAAATCAAAGGGATTGGAGGAATAATATAGTTTTTCAAATCCAAGTTCGATCAGCCAACGATCTGCTACAAACTCAATGTACTGCCGCATTAGTTTTGCATTCATTCCGATGAGATCAACTGACAAAGATTCGGTGATGAATTCTTTTTCGATATTGACTGCATCTGTAAATATTTCGTAAACACGATCGGCACTTGGTTTATTTTGTAACATTTTAAAGAGAATACAAGCAAACTCACAATGTAAACCTTCATCGCGACTGATCAGTTCATTGGAAAAACTAAGGCCAGGAAGGAGGCCTCTTTTTTTCATCCAAAAGATGGCACAGAAACTTCCGCTAAAAAAGATTCCTTCCACGGCGGCAAAGGCAAGTAATCGTTCCGCAAAATTACCCTCACCAATCCAACGTAAGGCCCATTTGGCTTTTTTCTCTACAGCAGGAATGGTTTCTATTGAATGGAAAAGTTTATGTTTTTCTTTTGGATCTTTGATGTATGTGTCAATGAGAAGTGAATAGGTTTCTGAATGGATATTTTCCATCATAATCTGGAATCCATAAAAACACCTAACTTCTGGTAGCTGAACTTCTCTCATAAAGTTGACTGCTAAGTTTTCGTTTACGATTCCATCACTTGCGGCAAAAAATGCCAAAATGTTACTTAAAAAGAATCTTTCGTTATTGGATAATGAATTCCAATCATCTAAATCACTACTTAAATCAATTTCCTCAGCAGTCCAAAAGGATGCCTGTTGTTTTTTATACATCTCCCAAATGTTAGGGTACTTAATGGGTAGGACCACAAATCGATCCTGATTCTCTTTTAACAAAACTTCCGATTGATAATCCATCCAACAACTCCAAGTCTAAAAAATTTTATATTTATTATGAGTTCAGAATGAACCAAAAACTCATACATTGCGACAGCTAACATCGATTTGCTTATGGAGATGGTTTGGAATGTTGTTTTTCCATGGCCAAATCTCATTAGCCCGGAACACTACAACTTTTTTGGAAGAAGGTGTGGGTATCCCGGTAGCAATAGTCCGGGGCCCTGAAAAAAATTTCGGTACAGATGATCGTTTACGGGCGATTCATATGTGGGAAGATCCGACTTTCCTTATCTGTAGTGGATAAGGATTTACGGTTGCGCCGTCAGTTGAGGAGTTTCACCTCATTCCTCCCGGAATAGAATCTAAATAAACTGAATGAGACATATTTTGTCAATGGAATTAAACGACATAAAATTCAAAAAAAAATCATGAATGTTTGTTTGGGAGTCAATAGGGAAAAACCCAGCGTAATCCCGAACCATCATATCAGGACCTATTCTTTGATTTTTAGTTATTGTTTTAAGTTTTTATAAATCGCAGACATCAGTTCAGAAAGGATGATTGGTTTTTTTACGTATCCATTCATTCCATTTTCCAAATATTCTTTCAATTGGGAATCCATACTATTAGCAGTAATCGCAATGATAGGAATGTCATGATAATCGTCTTCGCGTTTTCGAATGAGTTTTGTGGCTTCCATTCCATCCATTAATGGCATTTGAATGTCCATAAGGATCATATTAAACTTATCTTCAGGATGATTGCCTGATTCATCTAATAGTTGGATTACCTCAATTCCGTTTGAGGCAACACTCACTTTTAAATTTTCTTTTTGGAATAATTTTACGATAAACTTTTGATTTAACGAATTGTCTTCTGCGACTAAAATATGGAAGTTGTTGTCTCCAGTGGCTAAATGAGGACTGATATTTTCCACCGGAATTTCTTTTTGATCTGTTTCTTCAAATGGAATGGTAAACTGAAAAGAAGATCCAACATTCAAAACACTTTGAACTTCTATTTCTCCACCTAACAAATTAACAAGTTGTTTTGAAATATAAAGGCCGAGTCCGGAACCTTCAAATTTTTTAGTTCGAGAGTCTTCTAGTTGTACGAAACGATTGAACAATCTAGAAATGTTTTCTGGGGATATTCCGATTCCCGTATCTTTTACGGTGAACATAATGTATTTTCTATCTTCACTTATCTTTACATCTAAACTTAACGACCCAACAAACGTAAATTTTAATGCATTCCCGATTAAGTTAATCAGAATTTGGCGAAGGCGATTTTCATCGACCATGGCATATAGATTTGGATCTAAATTGGATATATTTACATAAAATTCGAGATTTTTTTTACGTGCATCCGATAGAAAAAGTTGAATCAGATCTTTACATAATTTATGTATATTGGTAGGTTTCGGATCCGTCTCTAGTTTTTTGTTTTCTAATTTTGAAACATCCAAAATATCATTGAT encodes:
- a CDS encoding ribonucleotide-diphosphate reductase subunit beta, giving the protein MDYQSEVLLKENQDRFVVLPIKYPNIWEMYKKQQASFWTAEEIDLSSDLDDWNSLSNNERFFLSNILAFFAASDGIVNENLAVNFMREVQLPEVRCFYGFQIMMENIHSETYSLLIDTYIKDPKEKHKLFHSIETIPAVEKKAKWALRWIGEGNFAERLLAFAAVEGIFFSGSFCAIFWMKKRGLLPGLSFSNELISRDEGLHCEFACILFKMLQNKPSADRVYEIFTDAVNIEKEFITESLSVDLIGMNAKLMRQYIEFVADRWLIELGFEKLYYSSNPFDFMEMISLQGKTNFFEKRVGDYQKAGVLNSEQGFTFSLNEDF